In the genome of Anabaena cylindrica PCC 7122, the window TCAGATTGCTTCACAAAAATAGCTTTTTTCTTAAAATCAACTTCTATAACTTCCCAACTTCTTCCAGCTAAAGCAAATTGATTACCAACAGCAGGAGGTATAACAATGCTACCAATTGCCGTTTTACCTTCTTTAACTACATATTCTTGATTGTCAGGAAACACAGCATAAAACTGAAATCTGTTAACTATCTTTTCTCCTGCTAAACCAATAATCAATTTACCCTGTTCTGTTTTTTGAATATGATTAATGTCAATTAAATAACGTAGCAATAACTTATAATCAGTTTCAGAAATGTGCGTAAATGGTGATAGATTCAAAACTTGTTGAGCCAAAGCTGCTGGTGAAAGTTCTCCCGCTGCTACTAAGATGCTCATTGTTTGATGATAAAGTAAACTGAAAGGATATTTAATAGACTGAATTGGTTCTAGCCAACGTTCTTCTAAATAAAGTTGAATAATAGCCATACACTGTAAAAGTTGCCAAGGAATTTGTTCTGGTAATGCAGCTTCTGCTAATGGTTTTTCTTCTGCACAAACAAAACGCATATCCGCAGATTCACCTCTTCTACCACTCCGTCCCAATCTTTGTAAAAAACTAGCAACAGATAAAGGTGATTCTAACTGAATTACTCTTTCTAAATAACCAATATCTATACCTAATTCTAGAGTCAAAGTTGCAGCAGTCACAGCCGGATTATTCGGTTCACGCATGGCATTTTCAGCAGTTTGTCTTAAACTGGCTGATATACTGCCATGATGAACATGATATATATCTGGAAATGCTTCTTTTTTAGCTATTTGACGCAAAGAAGAAATAATAGATTCTGTTTGGGTACGGTTGTTAGCAAATATTAAGCATTTACGAGACTTAGTGAGATTAAAAATATATTGTTGATATGCTGATTCTTCATCAGATTCTTTTTCTATATAAAACTGTTCTACAGTTAATTTGATTTGGCGTTTACCTGCTTCAATATTTGGAGTTATGACTGGCTGATGTGTTCCTAATTGTAACCATTCTTCAGCCATAGAGTAATCACCAAGCGTTGCTGATAAACCAATACGACGGGTTTCTTTTTTGGTTATTTTTCCTAACCGCTGTAATTGACAAATAATTTGAAACCCGCGTTCTGAACCCATAAAAGCGTGAATTTCGTCAATGACGATAAAACGTAAATCAGCAAATAACCGAATTAGTTCATTATTTTTGTTAATTAACAGGCTTTCTAATGATTCTGGTGTAATTTGTAGAATACCTTGGGGATTCTTTAAAAATTTATTTTTGCGACTTTGAGCAACATCACCATGCCAAGAACATACAGGTATATCTGCCGTTTTCAATAAATCATTGAGGCGTTCAAATTGATCATTAATTAAAGCTTTGATGGGACTAATATATAATACACCTATGGTAGTAGCTGGATTTTCATGTAATAAAGTTAAAATTGGTAAAAACGCTGCTTCAGTTTTTCCCGCAGCTGTCGCAGCGGCAATAAGTAAATGAGAATTAGTATTGAATATAACTTCACAAGCAGCAATTTGTACTGGTCGCAATTCTGTCCAGTTGTGAAGATAAATATATTCTTGAATGAAGGGTGCGAGTCTGGAAAATGTGCTATTGCTCATAGATAAATTGAAGAAGAATTACAGAATACTCTGTTTCATGTTAGTTGCTGGTTTAAGTAAGCTTACAGTACTGTAGTAACAGGGAGTCAAGTTATAAAAGCAACGAAGTTGTAAAATTAGCAAAATGACAAATCAAGATTTAGGTGATTTTGCCAAAGAGACGCTATTGGAACGTTACGAAGTTCAGCAGCAGTTGGGTAAAAAAGCAGGACGCAGGACACTGTTGACTCGTGACTTGCAAACCCAAGAACTGGTAGTAGTTAAACTACTGATATTTGATGATGAGTTTCAATGGCACGACTTGAAGCTGTTTGAACGGGAAGCGGAAACCCTGAAAGCCATCTCACACCCAGCAATTCCTAGTTACCTAGATTACTTTGAGTTAAATACTGCTGACTACAAAGGATTTGCGCTTGTACAAAGTTATATTCCTGCTGAATCTTTAGAAACACAACTCAAAGCAGGACGTAGTTTCAGTGAAAAAGAAGTCAAGCAAATAGCAACAGCGATACTAGATATTCTTAAATATTTACATGGTCGTCAACCACCCGTAATTCATCGTGACATTAAACCCAGCAACATACTATTAACAAATCGTTCTGGTAATAACGTCGGTGATGTTTATTTAGTTGACTTTGGTTCAGTACAAACTATTGTGAGAAGCAATAGTACTATGACTGTTGTTGGTAGTTATGGATATATGCCACCTGAGCAATTTAGTGGTAAAGCTACTCCTGCTTCTGACCTTTATGCTTTAGGTGCAACTTTAATTTATTTAATCACAGGCCAACATCCAGCAGATTTACCGCAACAAGACTTAGTCATTAAATTTGAAGAAGCTGCCAATATTAGCTCCGATTTTAGTAGTTGGTTGCGGAAGATGACCCAACCTATGACGAGTAGACGTTTGGCTTCTGCTGAACAGGCTTTACAAATTTTAGAATTACCTAGAGTGAAAACTCTAACTCCAGTAAAGGCATCTAATTCAGTTTTGGAAAAACCTTTTGGAAGTAAGGTTATTTTGCATAAAAATGCTGATTTTATCGAAATTACTATCCCGCCAGTCGGTGGATTTTCCAAAATCATGATTATACTTTCTTGGTATTTTGGGATAGTTTTATCGCTTTCTTTTTTAATGATTATGCCTATATTTAGAGCTATGTCGCCTTTGCTGATTCCACTTAGTCTATTAATATTATTTCTGGTTGTGTTTATCTGTTTCTTTGGAACTAAAAAACTTTATATTAATAGAAAACAAATTTATTCATGTTATGAATTATTTGGTATTGAGCGTCATTATCCACTTCCTAGCCTCAAAAAATATATAGTGCGTTTAGAGAAAACTAATACTTTTTATAAAGATAAACCTCAACCTTGTTTAATTATCTGGGCAGGAATGCGGAAATATAAAATTCAGTCCGGTGAAAATAATATTTTTTCTGTTAGTACTTTAGAACTTGATTGGTTGGCTCAAGAACTTAGTGATTGGCTAGGCTTACCAATAACTAAAGAGTAAGTTATGCCGACTCACAATCTTAGCCAGAGTAAGTTTCGCGCCATGAAAACAGGATTTAACCGGAAATCCAGTTCCCCTTCCTCGCTTGCGAGGAGGGGCTAGGGGTGGGGTTTTATGGCGACCAAAGAGCATTTCCCCACTTGTGTGTACACCGTAGCCCCTTACCAAGGGGAGGGTTGGGGAAGGGTAATTTTGTATCTCAACCGCTATAACTAAATTCTGGGTTTTTCAGTCCCCGCGTTCAAAAGCGGCAAATTCGGAGCTAAATCTTATTTGTAGGGAGACAAGGGAATTGTTACCAGTTCATCATGAGGAAATATTGCTCCTTGCTTTTCCAGTATATATCTGACATTATCAGTCAGCCCCATATTATTGCTAAATAGAGTATTTTTAACTTTTAAATTGCTGAGATTAGTACCTGTTAAATTAGCACCGCTGAGGTCAGCATTGTTAATATTAGCATTGCTCAAATCAGCATTTCTCAAGTCAGCATTTCTCAAGTCAGCATAACTCAGGTCAGCATCTATTAGTAGGGTATTACTTAAGTTAGTATTCATTAAATAGGCACGACGCAGTTTAGCAGTACATAAATTTGTGTTCATTAAGTTAGCTTCACTCAAATCAGTACGACTTAAATCAGCTGCACTCAAATCAGCATAGCTCAAGTTGTAGCCACTCAGGTTGCAACCAATTCCTTTAACAGCAAATAAATTAGCCCCAACAAAATCTGTAAGTGGATTAAATCCAGCAGTTTTGATGAGTTCAGATAAGTTTTCTGTGTCGGCTTCTAAAATTTGTTTAACTTGCTTTTGAATTTCTTCTTTTTCTCTAGCTAATCGTTGTTTGGTTAGTCGCTTTTCTTCTTTCCACACAACAAATCCAATGCCTATAATTATACTTAATATAATAGTAAATGCTGGAGGATTTCCACCAGTTATGAGTAACATAACTAGGAAATATACTCCAATTTGAGTAGTTTGTTGTAATAAAGAATTTAAACTGGTTTTAGCTTCTTGATAAAGGCTAATTTGCTGTTGAGTAGTTGAATTCATATATTTATGTTCCTATGTTTTTTTGGAGATTTTTTCAAATATGTCCAAAATCGAGCTATTATCCGTCCTGTCAGCACAATCCACAGTAAAAAATTCGCTGTGACGATGATAAAGCAAACATAACGGGATAAACCCCAGGCACTTTCTGCTAAACAGAATTGAAAATTAGAATAATTTTGATGCAGAATCTTTTCACAAATTAAACTTGGTATTTTGAGAAGGATGATTAAAACGATCGCATCTTGAATGGAAACATATACTGTTCTCCCCAATTCTCCCATGAATATATACAGTAGCTCATCAAGAAATTCAGCAATATTAATCACTAGTATTTTGGCACTTCTCCCCAATGTTGTATTGGCTACAGGAGGTTTTTTTACGGGAGTTGGTGATGGTGGCCTGAGTTTCTGCGACTGATTCATATTAATTTTCCATTAGGTTCTGAACACTGCTAATAAACTATTGACTTAAAAGCTTTTTTGTGTATTAGCTTGCCCTAACATAGACAAAAGTGATGTCTCGATGACTTCACTCACCAGTCTATTTCCTTTGACATTCATGTGGATGTGATCTTGATATAAGGTTTGTGGGTGAGTAGTTGAGTTAAATTTTAGTAAAAAATCTATATAAGTAATTTGCTGCGCTTTAGCAAAATCACTGAGGCGCTGACGTGCTTTAATTTCATAATCATGGGGTCCTGGTTCGCCAATTTCCCTCAGTAAGGGAGTCATAACTAGAAGTAATTGACTGTTGTTTGCTTGAGTGAAATTGTGAATTTTGCCAATTGCGTCTAAATTAATCCCCACCCGGTCTCCTGCTTCGTTATGAATTGCTTGGAGTTCAGGAATCGGTTTTTGCTTTAATAGGTAACGCTGCAAAACTTCTGCAATTGCTGAAGGTGGTTTACGATCTGGGTAGTTGCGATCGCGTCCCACTGGTAAAGACGTAGGCGCAGTAGCAAATAAGTCGTCAGTATTGATTAATAATATCACCACCTTAGCTCCAAAATTGCCAAAACTTTGCAAATAAGCTAATTCGTTTCTAGGCCCCCAGGAGTTAGCTGAAGCATTTAGCACTTCCACTTGCTGATAATGATTCGTAGATTTCAAGGAGGTCATCAGCAAACTAGAAATCGTCAGGTGCTGATCTGTCCACCAGCCACCATTAGCAATAGAATCGCCTAAAAGCAAAATTCGTAGAGTTCCATCTGTCGTGGCATTGATTGGGGCGCTACGCATAGAATATTCATTAATTTCAATGCAATTTCCAAAGCGCCGGGTGCGTTGATTAGGCGCTAATAAATAACCAATTTGTTGATCCTGAATGTAAATTAGGGGATTACCAAAGCCAAAGAGCGATCGCAATCCTAACTCTATCACTACACTTAATCCCACCAGCACTGCCAAAATAACAATTAGCACCTCTTTCACCTGCAACCACATCTAATTCTTTAAAATGTTACAGTATTAAATTACACTATTTTAACTGTTAATTGGTGATTGGCAGAATAAGCAGGGCGACAGGGTGCAGTGAAGAAATGTTCCCTCTCCTTTTTAGAGTCCTCAATTCTCCTATTGCCTAACCACCTCAGAGAAAGCTGCAAAGATTAAAGAAAATAATAATGTGAATTTAATATCATCGGCAAACAGTAAAGACTACAATCAAAACGGAAAGATTAGCACTGTAACAAAGGAGGCTTACAAAGCTATGTCTGACTTAAATCGCGGAATTATGAAATTTGACGGTGCAGATTCACCAAAAGTAGTCACCATCTCTACTGTGTTACTTTTGGGGTCAATTGCAGCACTCATCCTATGGGCGTTGCAATCGGCTTATGCATTAAATTAGAATCATTAGTAAACTCTAAGGACACAGGCAACAATGAAAATCCTTGTTGTCTGTGTTCATCAACCAAGGGACTTGCAAACAAAAAAATACTCAATCGCTCTCCAAAATTTAATTATAATTACTGATTCAAAACCCAGACTCAATAAAAAAAGGTTCAATACCTTTTTTATTATACTTAAGTACGGGTATGATTACTATGATTGTAGTGTAAATAACTATTAATTAATCTGTCACTTACCAGCGCTCAAAGAACGCCAAAATTATTATAATCAAAATTTACAATTACCAAATAATATCCAAGAAGATTCGGATTTAATCAAACATTCAAAATCAACAATAAATGTTTCAGCTTTGGGGTTTATTAGTTATTTTAATTGCTTGCCCACTCATAGGGGCAGTGCCTTTAATCGCTTGGATTACCTATGCTCTCAAAGGCAAGCGATTAGCACAAATTGGTACAGGAAATATTAGCGTTTCAGCCGCTTTCTATCATGGTGGCAAATTGGTGGGTATGCTGGCAGTGTTGTCAGAGGCTTTGAAAGGAATTGGTGCTGTATTTATTGCGCGTATCTTTTTTCCTCCCAGTTCGTTTTGGGAATTAATTGCGCTAATTGCCTTAGTTGCAGGTAGATATGCCATGGGTAGAGGTGCCGGAACAACAAACGTCTTCTGGGGATTTTTGATCCATGATCCTCTCGTTTTTGGATTTGTCAGTTTATTTGCAGCTATTAGCTTTATCCTTTTTCGTTCTCGGCAAATAGTCAAATTTGGGGTTTTGATTTTATTTCCTGTATTTGTGGCTCTTTTGTATTTTAATGATTTTGCTAGAATAGTAGCAGCGTTTACACTAGCGGGATTACTCGGCTGGATTTATACACAAATTCCCGATGATATGAGCCTGCCAGTGGCAGAGGCAGACGCGCAATTGCAACCGATGATGGAATATGTCAGCGGTAGTGAGCAAACGATTGTTACTTTGGATGATGAATTAAATCCAGAGGTATTTGGCAGCAAGGCAGCTACATTAGCTCAAATTAAACGCTGGGGTTATGCAGTTCCCAAGGGATGGATACTTGCTCCCTTTGAAGATCCGATGTTGCTGATTGATTTTCTCCAACCATCGACACTATCACCATTAGTAGTACGTTCTTCGGCGATTGGGGAAGATTCGGAACAAGCTTCAGCGGCTGGACAGTACACGACGATTTTGAATGTTACTACTCAACCAGAGTTAGAGCAAGCGATCGCACAAGTCCAAGCTTCATACAATCATCCCTCCGCTGTGCAGTATCGGCGCGATCGCGAAGCTCTCCGTAGGAATCGCAATGCTAAAGATGCAGCTATGGCGATCCTCATTCAGCCACAAGTCCAAAGTGTCTTTTCTGGTGTAGCTTTCAGCCGTGATCCCATTGCCCAACAAGGTGATGCTGTCATCATTGAAGCTTTATCTGGTAGCCCAGAACAAGTAGTTTCAGGCAAAGTCACCCCAGAACAATATCGAGTATTTGTCGTTGGTGAAGAAAAATTATCTTGTCTCCAATTTGAGGGAACAGGCAAAATTCCCCAACCATTAATCAAACAAGTAGCATATTTAGCCCGTCGGCTAGAAAATCGTTATCACGGCATTCCCCAAGATGTAGAGTGGAGTTACGACGGACAAACTCTGTGGGTATTGCAAGCGCGGCCAATTACCACCTTACTACCCATCTGGACAAGAAAAATTGCCGCTGAGGTGATTCCGGGAGTCATTCACCCCTTAACTTGGTCAATTAATTTACCCCTCACCTGTGGAATGTGGGGAGAAATTTTTACCATAGTACTAGGCGAACGCACCCGCGAATTAGATTTTACTACAATGGCGACCCTGCATTACTCTAGAGCCTATTTTAATGCTTCCTTTTTAGGGGAAGTTTTTCTAGAAATGGGTTTACCGCCAGAAAGCCTGGATTTTTTAACCAGAGGCGCAAAAATGAGTAAACCCCCCCTAGCTTCCACCTGGGAAAATTTGCCAGGACTGACGAAGTTGCTACAGCGGGAAATGAGTTTAGAAACAGAATTTAAGCAAGATTATCGTCAGAAATTCATTCCTGGGTTGACACGGTTAGCGAATGAACTCATTGAGGAATTATCACCACACCAGTTGTTAAACAGAGTTGACTTAATTCTGGATTTGCTCAACCAAGGTACTTACTACAGTATTTTATCTCCTCTGAGTGCTGCCATCCGTCAAGCAATTTCGAGTGTTAAGGATGAGCAGATTGATCATAGTATTACCCCAGAGGTAGCATCATTGCGATCGCTCAGTCTTTTAGCCGCAGATGCCAAAGAAATCTTACAAGACTTTGACCCAGAAAGCGTTTTTGAACAATTGGCGCAAACTCCAGAAGGGGAAAAGATTTTGTATGAATTTGAAGAAATACTCCAAGATTATGGTTATTTAAGTGAAGTCGGAACTGATATTTCCGTTCCCACTTGGCGAGAACAGCCTCAACTAGTGCGAAAATTGTTTGTACAGTTGATGCGGAGTGAATTACCACATCAGGATGAATCGCAAAAGCGCCAGCAAGGTTTTGTGCAAAGACGAGTGGATCTCAAAGGACGAGTTACAGAAGTTTATTCTCGCTTGTTAGCCGAATTGCGTTGGACTTTTTTGGCTTTAGAAAAGATTTGGTTAGAGACTGGTTTATTGTCACAAACCGGGGATATCTTCTTTTTAAAATTGGGTGAAATCCGACGTTTAGAAGCCAATGCAGATGTAGAACTGAGAAATCGACTTGTACAGTTGCTGGAAAATAGGCGATCGCAATTTCTCCAAGATAGCCAGATTACCGAAATCCCTCCCCTGGTTTATGGCTACAATCCCCCTCATCCCATCGCCTCTCCTATTGATACCTCAGACAATATCTTACTAGGCATCCCTGCCAGTCAAGGGCAAGCCGAAGGGCGAGTCATGGTATTACGAAATTTACAAGAAGTGGGCGAAATTAACAAAGGTACAATTCTCGTCGTCCCCTACACAGACTCTGGGTGGGCCCCTTTCTTAGTCAGGGCTGGAGGAGTAATTGCCGAAGCTGGCGGTAAACTTTCTCATGGTGCGATTGTCGCCCGTGAATACGGTATACCCGCAGTCATGGATGTACGTGGCGCTACATATCTGCTCCAAGATGGTCAACAAGTCAAGATTGATGGCTCTAAGGGTATTGTGGAACTCTAAATAATTTCACTTGAGTAGATATAGATCAGGGAGTTATATCGTGTTCTGCTTATAATTAGGGGAGATGGGGATAAATAATGAAATGATCTACTGCCCCTGCTCCCTACCTTATCCAAACGATAATTATCCAACTTACTTAAATCTAATAGTTATCATTACTTAAAATCTATAAACTTCTTGATTGCGCTAATTAATTAAGTCAAAAAGACCTAATCAGAGTTTAAATATAATAGTCATCATAAGTAAAACTCTATAGAGTAGAGAAGTCAGGGATAATTTAGCCCAATATATAAGTTTTTACTTATATGTCTAATCTAATATTTATTTAATAATTAGAGTTGAGAATTGATCACTTTCACAAGAAAGACTGTAAACTAGTTTTCACTAGCTGAGTGATACCCATTAATCACACCAGGTTAAGAAATTAAATCACGTTTGTCACCAAGTATACAAACTAGCCATTTTCACAGAAAACGGCTGATTTTTAATGCCTAGCTATATCTGTGAATTTCAATAACAGAGCAAAGAAATAAGTTCCTTGCCTTAGTTTTCATGTGTAAAAAATTTAAATTGTGATTTAAGGAGATGCTATGACAGAATTCTTTAATCAAGTTTCTCGCCGTAAATTTATTGTCACAGTTGGAGTTTCAGCCGGTGCGGTATTACTCAAAGGTTGTTTAGGAAATCCACCTGAAACTGGTGGTAATTCTACACAATCTGCTGCTCAACCAGTAGCCAATATTAGTCCAGAACAAAAACCAGAAACTACAAAAGTTAAACTTGGATATATCCCCATTGTTGAATCTGCACCATTAATTATTGCTTTAGAAAAAGGATTTTTTGCCAAGTATGGAATGTCCGAAGTAGAACTTTCTAAACAAGCTTCTTGGGGTTCAGCAAGAGACAACGTAGAAATTGGTTCTGCTGGTGGTGGTATTGATGGTGGTCAATGGCAAATGCCCATGCCCCACTTAATTACAGAAGGAAAAATTACCAAAGGGAATCAACTAATTCCCATGTATGTCTTAGCGCAGTTAGTTACTCATGGTAACGGAATTGCGATCGCAAACAAACATCTAGGGAAAGGTATTAGCTTAAAACTCGATGACGCTAAACCCCTATTAGCCCAACTTAAATCCTCCACACCCTTCACCGCAGCTTTTACCTTCCCCCACGTTAACCAAGATTTATGGATTCGTTATTGGTTAGCAGCAAGTGGAATTGACCCAGATGCAGATGTCAAATTGTTGACAGTACCTGCCGCGCAAACCGTTGCTAACATGAAAACCGGCACAATGGACGCTTTTAGTACCGGAGATCCCTGGCCATTTCGCCTCGTTAACGACAAAATTGGCTTCATGGCCGCATTAACCGCCGAAATTTGGAAAAATCATCCCGAAGAATATTTTGCCATGAGAGGAGATTGGGTTGATCAAAATCCCAAAGCCACAAAAGCAGTACTCAAAGGTATTATGGAAGCCCAGCAATGGCTAGATAACTTTGACAACCGCAAAGAAGCAGCGCAAATTCTTGCTGCTAAAAAGTATTTTAGTTTATCTTCACCAGACGTTCTTGCTGACCCATTCCAAGGTAAATATGACATGGGTGATGGTCGCAAGATTGATGATAAATCAATGGCTGCTTATTACTGGAAAGATGAGAAAGGCAGTGTTTCTTATCCTTACCAAAGTCATGATTTATGGTTCATAACTGAAAATGTGCGTTGGGGATTCTTGCCCAAAGATTACATTGCGAATGGTGGTGCTAAAGCCAAAGAATTAATCACAAAAGTTAACCGCGAAGATATTTGGAGAGAAGCTGCTAAAGAATTAGGAATACCTGCGGCTGACATCCCTACTAGTAAATCTCGTGGAGTAGAAGAATTTTTTGATGGTGTTAAATTCGACCCAGAAAAACCAGAAGAATATCTCAATAATTTGAAAATTAAGAAAGCCAGTATTTAGTCATTAATCATTAACACAATTGAGGAAACATTCATGACAGTAGCCCAAAAACGTTCCACAAGTCCTAAATTTGATAATAAATTTTTATCAAGTTTGCAAAAGCAATTTCCTGAACTTCTCCCTCCAGTTATTGCGATCCTCATCTTCTTAACTATTTGGCAATTATTCTCTTGGACTCCAGGGGCAACACTACCAGGGCCCATCAAGGTTATTCAAGACACTTGGATCTTGATTTTGTATCCCTTCTATGACAAAGGAGGCACAGATAAAGGGCTGTTCTGGCAAATTTTAGCTAGTTTACAAAGGGTAGCTATTAGCTATACATTAGCGGCAATTGTCGGTATTGGCTTGGGTGTTTTGATTGGTGTAAATCAAACTATGGCAAAGGCTTTAGATCCCCTATTTCAGTTACTAAGAACTGTACCACCTTTGG includes:
- a CDS encoding DEAD/DEAH box helicase, whose amino-acid sequence is MSNSTFSRLAPFIQEYIYLHNWTELRPVQIAACEVIFNTNSHLLIAAATAAGKTEAAFLPILTLLHENPATTIGVLYISPIKALINDQFERLNDLLKTADIPVCSWHGDVAQSRKNKFLKNPQGILQITPESLESLLINKNNELIRLFADLRFIVIDEIHAFMGSERGFQIICQLQRLGKITKKETRRIGLSATLGDYSMAEEWLQLGTHQPVITPNIEAGKRQIKLTVEQFYIEKESDEESAYQQYIFNLTKSRKCLIFANNRTQTESIISSLRQIAKKEAFPDIYHVHHGSISASLRQTAENAMREPNNPAVTAATLTLELGIDIGYLERVIQLESPLSVASFLQRLGRSGRRGESADMRFVCAEEKPLAEAALPEQIPWQLLQCMAIIQLYLEERWLEPIQSIKYPFSLLYHQTMSILVAAGELSPAALAQQVLNLSPFTHISETDYKLLLRYLIDINHIQKTEQGKLIIGLAGEKIVNRFQFYAVFPDNQEYVVKEGKTAIGSIVIPPAVGNQFALAGRSWEVIEVDFKKKAIFVKQSEGKSTIYWRGTSGNIHTKILQRMRQVLLEDVEYVYLQPNAMRRLQEVRKLTHKAGLDKQNILLLEKNKCYIFPWIGTVAYRTLERLLNYFCRESLEITSIGGINPYYLTLKLGKGKFSSVYPEIASLCEQRMTTEHLVSHAEAPEINKYDEFIPHALLRKAFANDHLDMEELRQQVSLWEKGQT
- a CDS encoding serine/threonine protein kinase; protein product: MTNQDLGDFAKETLLERYEVQQQLGKKAGRRTLLTRDLQTQELVVVKLLIFDDEFQWHDLKLFEREAETLKAISHPAIPSYLDYFELNTADYKGFALVQSYIPAESLETQLKAGRSFSEKEVKQIATAILDILKYLHGRQPPVIHRDIKPSNILLTNRSGNNVGDVYLVDFGSVQTIVRSNSTMTVVGSYGYMPPEQFSGKATPASDLYALGATLIYLITGQHPADLPQQDLVIKFEEAANISSDFSSWLRKMTQPMTSRRLASAEQALQILELPRVKTLTPVKASNSVLEKPFGSKVILHKNADFIEITIPPVGGFSKIMIILSWYFGIVLSLSFLMIMPIFRAMSPLLIPLSLLILFLVVFICFFGTKKLYINRKQIYSCYELFGIERHYPLPSLKKYIVRLEKTNTFYKDKPQPCLIIWAGMRKYKIQSGENNIFSVSTLELDWLAQELSDWLGLPITKE
- a CDS encoding pentapeptide repeat-containing protein, which gives rise to MNSTTQQQISLYQEAKTSLNSLLQQTTQIGVYFLVMLLITGGNPPAFTIILSIIIGIGFVVWKEEKRLTKQRLAREKEEIQKQVKQILEADTENLSELIKTAGFNPLTDFVGANLFAVKGIGCNLSGYNLSYADLSAADLSRTDLSEANLMNTNLCTAKLRRAYLMNTNLSNTLLIDADLSYADLRNADLRNADLSNANINNADLSGANLTGTNLSNLKVKNTLFSNNMGLTDNVRYILEKQGAIFPHDELVTIPLSPYK
- a CDS encoding SGNH/GDSL hydrolase family protein; the encoded protein is MKEVLIVILAVLVGLSVVIELGLRSLFGFGNPLIYIQDQQIGYLLAPNQRTRRFGNCIEINEYSMRSAPINATTDGTLRILLLGDSIANGGWWTDQHLTISSLLMTSLKSTNHYQQVEVLNASANSWGPRNELAYLQSFGNFGAKVVILLINTDDLFATAPTSLPVGRDRNYPDRKPPSAIAEVLQRYLLKQKPIPELQAIHNEAGDRVGINLDAIGKIHNFTQANNSQLLLVMTPLLREIGEPGPHDYEIKARQRLSDFAKAQQITYIDFLLKFNSTTHPQTLYQDHIHMNVKGNRLVSEVIETSLLSMLGQANTQKSF
- a CDS encoding glycerol-3-phosphate acyltransferase, yielding MFQLWGLLVILIACPLIGAVPLIAWITYALKGKRLAQIGTGNISVSAAFYHGGKLVGMLAVLSEALKGIGAVFIARIFFPPSSFWELIALIALVAGRYAMGRGAGTTNVFWGFLIHDPLVFGFVSLFAAISFILFRSRQIVKFGVLILFPVFVALLYFNDFARIVAAFTLAGLLGWIYTQIPDDMSLPVAEADAQLQPMMEYVSGSEQTIVTLDDELNPEVFGSKAATLAQIKRWGYAVPKGWILAPFEDPMLLIDFLQPSTLSPLVVRSSAIGEDSEQASAAGQYTTILNVTTQPELEQAIAQVQASYNHPSAVQYRRDREALRRNRNAKDAAMAILIQPQVQSVFSGVAFSRDPIAQQGDAVIIEALSGSPEQVVSGKVTPEQYRVFVVGEEKLSCLQFEGTGKIPQPLIKQVAYLARRLENRYHGIPQDVEWSYDGQTLWVLQARPITTLLPIWTRKIAAEVIPGVIHPLTWSINLPLTCGMWGEIFTIVLGERTRELDFTTMATLHYSRAYFNASFLGEVFLEMGLPPESLDFLTRGAKMSKPPLASTWENLPGLTKLLQREMSLETEFKQDYRQKFIPGLTRLANELIEELSPHQLLNRVDLILDLLNQGTYYSILSPLSAAIRQAISSVKDEQIDHSITPEVASLRSLSLLAADAKEILQDFDPESVFEQLAQTPEGEKILYEFEEILQDYGYLSEVGTDISVPTWREQPQLVRKLFVQLMRSELPHQDESQKRQQGFVQRRVDLKGRVTEVYSRLLAELRWTFLALEKIWLETGLLSQTGDIFFLKLGEIRRLEANADVELRNRLVQLLENRRSQFLQDSQITEIPPLVYGYNPPHPIASPIDTSDNILLGIPASQGQAEGRVMVLRNLQEVGEINKGTILVVPYTDSGWAPFLVRAGGVIAEAGGKLSHGAIVAREYGIPAVMDVRGATYLLQDGQQVKIDGSKGIVEL
- a CDS encoding CmpA/NrtA family ABC transporter substrate-binding protein is translated as MTEFFNQVSRRKFIVTVGVSAGAVLLKGCLGNPPETGGNSTQSAAQPVANISPEQKPETTKVKLGYIPIVESAPLIIALEKGFFAKYGMSEVELSKQASWGSARDNVEIGSAGGGIDGGQWQMPMPHLITEGKITKGNQLIPMYVLAQLVTHGNGIAIANKHLGKGISLKLDDAKPLLAQLKSSTPFTAAFTFPHVNQDLWIRYWLAASGIDPDADVKLLTVPAAQTVANMKTGTMDAFSTGDPWPFRLVNDKIGFMAALTAEIWKNHPEEYFAMRGDWVDQNPKATKAVLKGIMEAQQWLDNFDNRKEAAQILAAKKYFSLSSPDVLADPFQGKYDMGDGRKIDDKSMAAYYWKDEKGSVSYPYQSHDLWFITENVRWGFLPKDYIANGGAKAKELITKVNREDIWREAAKELGIPAADIPTSKSRGVEEFFDGVKFDPEKPEEYLNNLKIKKASI